From Mycolicibacterium cosmeticum, a single genomic window includes:
- the regX gene encoding two-component sensory transduction protein RegX: MTSVLIVEDEESLADPLAFLLRKEGFEATVVGDGPSALAEFERVGADIVLLDLMLPGMSGTDVCKQLRSRSSVPVIMVTARDSEIDKVVGLELGADDYVTKPYSARELIARIRAVLRRGADTDETGSGDGILEAGPVRMDVERHVVSVNGEPITLPLKEFDLLEYLMRNSGRVLTRGQLIDRVWGADYVGDTKTLDVHVKRLRSKIEADPANPVHLVTVRGLGYKLEG; this comes from the coding sequence ATGACCAGTGTCCTGATCGTGGAAGATGAAGAGTCGCTGGCCGATCCGCTGGCCTTCCTGCTGCGCAAGGAGGGGTTCGAGGCCACCGTGGTGGGCGACGGCCCGTCCGCGCTGGCGGAATTCGAGCGGGTGGGCGCCGACATCGTCCTGCTCGACCTGATGCTTCCGGGCATGAGCGGCACCGACGTCTGCAAGCAGCTGCGGTCGCGGTCCAGCGTGCCGGTCATCATGGTGACCGCGCGGGACAGCGAGATCGACAAGGTGGTCGGCCTGGAACTGGGCGCCGACGACTACGTCACCAAGCCGTACTCGGCGCGTGAGCTCATCGCCCGCATCCGTGCGGTGCTGCGCCGCGGCGCCGACACCGACGAAACCGGTTCCGGCGACGGCATTTTGGAGGCCGGCCCGGTGCGCATGGATGTGGAGCGGCACGTCGTCAGCGTGAACGGCGAACCGATCACATTGCCGCTCAAGGAGTTCGACCTGCTGGAGTACCTGATGCGCAACAGCGGCCGGGTGCTCACCCGCGGCCAGCTGATCGACCGGGTCTGGGGTGCCGACTACGTCGGCGACACCAAGACCCTGGACGTGCACGTCAAGCGGCTGCGCAGCAAGATCGAGGCCGACCCGGCCAACCCGGTGCACCTCGTCACCGTGCGCGGCCTGGGTTACAAGCTGGAGGGTTAG
- a CDS encoding sensor histidine kinase — protein MSVASVLLLTAAVTLLALGIGVAAGAVISRVRQQRRARRDAEEGGITVSQMLSHVVGLSPMGIVVVDAFRDVVYMNDQAAELGLVRDRLLDERAWQAVQRCLSSGEDVDIDLSPRKRAPTGRSGLSVRGHVRLLTEEDRRFAVVFVGDQSEQARMEATRRDFVANVSHELKTPVGAMGVLAEALLASADDPETVRRFADKMLVESHRLASMVGELIELSRLQGAEPLPDLEVVDVDTVVSEALSRHKVSADNADISITTDAPTGYRVLGDQGLLVTAIANLVSNAIAYSPNGSSVSISRRRRGNDIEIAVTDRGIGIARADQERVFERFFRVDKARSRATGGTGLGLAIVKHVAANHNGTIRLWSQPGTGSTFTLSIPAYHDTDDSYERDDRED, from the coding sequence GTGAGTGTGGCATCCGTGCTGCTGCTGACGGCAGCCGTGACGCTGCTCGCGCTCGGGATCGGCGTGGCGGCGGGAGCCGTCATCTCCCGGGTCCGCCAGCAGCGCCGAGCGCGTCGTGATGCCGAAGAGGGCGGGATCACCGTCTCCCAGATGCTCAGCCACGTTGTGGGCCTCTCGCCGATGGGCATCGTCGTGGTCGACGCCTTCCGCGACGTGGTCTACATGAACGACCAGGCCGCCGAACTCGGGTTGGTGCGCGACCGCCTGCTCGACGAACGCGCCTGGCAGGCCGTGCAGCGCTGCCTGTCCAGTGGCGAGGATGTCGACATCGACCTGTCGCCGCGCAAACGCGCACCCACCGGCCGGTCCGGGTTGTCCGTGCGCGGGCACGTGCGGCTGCTCACCGAGGAGGACCGCCGGTTCGCGGTGGTGTTCGTGGGGGACCAGTCCGAGCAGGCGCGGATGGAAGCCACCCGCCGCGACTTCGTGGCCAACGTCAGCCACGAGCTGAAAACCCCCGTCGGGGCCATGGGGGTGCTGGCCGAGGCGCTGCTGGCCTCGGCCGACGACCCCGAGACGGTGCGCCGGTTCGCCGACAAGATGCTGGTGGAATCGCACCGGCTGGCCAGCATGGTGGGCGAGCTCATCGAGTTGTCCCGGCTCCAGGGCGCCGAGCCGCTGCCCGATCTCGAGGTCGTCGACGTGGACACCGTCGTCTCCGAGGCGCTGTCCCGGCACAAGGTGTCGGCCGACAACGCCGACATCTCGATCACCACCGACGCCCCGACCGGCTACCGGGTGCTTGGCGACCAGGGCCTGTTGGTGACGGCCATCGCCAACCTGGTGTCCAACGCCATCGCGTACTCCCCGAACGGGTCGAGTGTGTCGATCAGCCGGCGCAGGCGCGGCAACGACATCGAGATCGCGGTGACCGATCGCGGTATCGGCATCGCCAGGGCCGACCAGGAACGGGTCTTCGAGCGGTTCTTCCGGGTGGACAAGGCCCGGTCCCGCGCCACCGGCGGCACCGGGCTGGGCCTGGCGATCGTCAAACACGTTGCGGCCAACCACAACGGCACCATCCGGCTGTGGAGCCAGCCCGGCACCGGCTCGACGTTCACCCTGTCGATCCCGGCCTACCACGACACCGACGACTCGTACGAACGAGATGACCGAGAGGACTGA